In the genome of Amaranthus tricolor cultivar Red isolate AtriRed21 chromosome 15, ASM2621246v1, whole genome shotgun sequence, one region contains:
- the LOC130801124 gene encoding uncharacterized protein LOC130801124, with translation MIGSYKDKVLCDVLDMSACHLLLGRPWQYDRKTTYDGFANTYTVRHEVKLKALIPLPPHKTIPPPLGQNLQLMNRKACEREIKSQEEVYLMFTKEIDQPVDLPGEVKPLLHEYADVFPVELPPRLLRIRGIEHQIDLIPGAALPNRPAYRTNHVETKEL, from the coding sequence ATGATTGGTTCATATAAGGATAAGGTTTTGTGTGATGTGTTGGACATGAGTGCTTGTCACTTGCTGCTGGGCAGACCTTGGCAGTATGATAGAAAGACTACATATGACGGTTTTGCTAATACCTACACAGTGAGACATGAGGTAAAGCTCAAAGCCTTGATTCCTTTACCCCCACACAAGACCATACCCCCACCCCTTGGACAAAACCTACAGCTGATGAATAGAAAGGCTTGTGAGAGGGAAATAAAGAGCCAAGAGGAAGTGTATCTGATGTTTACTAAAGAGATAGACCAACCTGTAGACCTACCTGGGGAGGTTAAGCCTTTACTGCATGAGTATGCAGATGTGTTCCCTGTTGAGCTACCGCCTAGACTACTACGCATTAGGGGCATAGAACACCAAATTGACTTGATACCTGGAGCTGCCCTACCAAATAGACCTGCCTATAGGACAAACCATGTTGAGACTAAGGAGCTTTAG
- the LOC130801125 gene encoding uncharacterized protein LOC130801125: MIGSYKDKVLCDVLDMSACHLLLGRPWQYDRKTTYDGFANTYTVRHEVKLKALIPLPPQKTITPPLGQNLQLMNRKACEREIKSQEEVYLMFTKEIDQPVDLPGEVKPLLHEYADVFPVELPPRLLRIRGIEHQIDLIPGAALPNRPAYRTNHVETKEL; encoded by the coding sequence ATGATTGGTTCATATAAGGATAAGGTTTTGTGTGATGTGTTGGACATGAGTGCTTGTCACTTGCTGCTGGGCAGACCTTGGCAGTATGATAGAAAGACTACATATGACGGTTTTGCTAATACCTACACAGTGAGACATGAGGTAAAGCTCAAAGCCTTGATTCCTTTACCCCCACAGAAGACCATAACCCCACCCCTTGGACAAAACCTACAGCTGATGAATAGAAAGGCTTGTGAGAGGGAAATAAAGAGCCAAGAGGAAGTGTATCTGATGTTTACTAAAGAGATAGACCAACCTGTAGACCTACCTGGGGAGGTTAAGCCTTTACTGCATGAGTATGCAGATGTGTTCCCTGTTGAGCTACCGCCTAGACTACTACGCATTAGGGGCATAGAACACCAAATTGACTTGATACCTGGAGCTGCCCTACCAAATAGACCTGCCTATAGGACAAACCATGTTGAGACTAAGGAGCTTTAG